The Saccharopolyspora gloriosae genome window below encodes:
- a CDS encoding SAM-dependent methyltransferase, whose amino-acid sequence MSPERQSHVDLAGLTGDPDTNGPNAARMYDYYLGGSANFAVDRAAAEEQIATLPSVATTARANRAFLGRAVRLCLDLGVNQFLDLGSGVPTVGNVHEIAHQIDPTARIAYVDREPIAVAHARRLLRDEPRVSVTQADLTAPRTVLTAPGVTELLDFTRPVAVLAISVLHFVRDEQDPAAILATYRDACVSGSVLALSHTTIENLAPATVDRGLAIYQRTSTPVIPRPLSAAPALLTGYEVLEPGPVRVTAWRPDVDPDASEPVANTWAAFGILP is encoded by the coding sequence GTGAGCCCGGAACGGCAGTCGCACGTGGATCTGGCAGGCCTCACCGGCGACCCGGACACGAACGGCCCCAACGCGGCCCGGATGTACGACTACTACCTGGGCGGTTCGGCGAACTTCGCGGTGGACCGCGCAGCCGCGGAGGAGCAGATCGCGACGCTGCCCAGCGTGGCCACCACGGCACGTGCGAACCGGGCGTTCCTCGGCCGCGCGGTGCGGCTGTGCCTGGACCTCGGCGTGAACCAGTTCCTCGACCTCGGCTCCGGCGTCCCCACCGTGGGCAACGTGCACGAGATCGCTCACCAGATCGACCCGACCGCGCGGATCGCCTACGTGGACCGCGAACCGATCGCCGTCGCCCACGCCCGCCGCCTGCTGCGCGACGAGCCCCGGGTCTCGGTCACCCAAGCCGATCTGACCGCCCCTCGGACGGTGCTCACCGCGCCGGGCGTGACCGAGCTGCTGGACTTCACCCGGCCCGTCGCCGTGCTCGCGATCAGCGTGCTGCACTTCGTGCGCGACGAGCAGGACCCGGCGGCGATCCTCGCGACCTACCGCGACGCCTGCGTCTCCGGGAGCGTGCTCGCGCTGTCGCACACCACGATCGAGAACCTCGCCCCCGCCACCGTCGACCGCGGTCTGGCCATCTACCAGCGCACCTCCACGCCGGTGATCCCCCGGCCGCTTTCCGCGGCGCCCGCGCTGCTCACGGGCTACGAGGTCCTCGAACCCGGCCCGGTCCGCGTCACCGCGTGGCGCCCCGACGTCGACCCCGACGCCTCCGAACCCGTCGCCAACACCTGGGCCGCATTCGGGATCCTCCCCTGA
- the pip gene encoding prolyl aminopeptidase: MYPEIEPHASGLLDVGDGHSVHWECCGNPDGKPVVVLHGGPGSGCTPGWRRYFDPDAYRIVLFDQRGCGRSTPLAGEPGADLATNTTHHLLADVELLRDHLGVERWMVFGGSWGSTLGLAYAQRNPERVTELVLFSVCTTTHREVEWITQDMARVFPEQWDRFRAGVPEAERDGRLVDAYDRLLHAPDPAVRARAARDWCRWEEAHVEVGHARPDSRYDDPDFRMTFARLVTHYWRHGAWFEDGELLRGAQRLAGIPGVLVHGRRDVSSPPDIAWRLARAWPDADLRLIDDAGHGGGAVAAELVAVTDRFAAG; this comes from the coding sequence ATGTACCCCGAGATCGAACCCCACGCGAGCGGACTGCTCGACGTCGGTGACGGCCACTCCGTGCACTGGGAGTGCTGCGGGAATCCGGATGGGAAACCGGTCGTGGTGCTGCACGGCGGACCCGGGTCGGGGTGCACGCCGGGGTGGCGGCGCTACTTCGATCCGGACGCTTACCGGATCGTGCTGTTCGACCAGCGCGGCTGCGGGCGCAGCACGCCGCTCGCCGGCGAACCGGGCGCCGACCTAGCCACGAACACCACGCACCACCTGCTCGCGGACGTCGAACTGCTGCGGGACCACCTCGGTGTCGAGCGCTGGATGGTGTTCGGCGGCTCGTGGGGCTCGACGCTCGGCTTGGCGTACGCGCAGCGGAACCCGGAGCGCGTCACAGAACTGGTGCTGTTCAGCGTCTGCACGACGACCCACCGCGAGGTCGAATGGATCACGCAGGACATGGCGCGCGTGTTCCCCGAGCAGTGGGACCGGTTCCGCGCCGGAGTTCCCGAGGCGGAGCGGGACGGGCGGCTCGTCGACGCCTACGACCGGTTGCTGCACGCCCCGGACCCGGCGGTGCGGGCGCGGGCCGCGCGGGACTGGTGCCGGTGGGAGGAGGCGCACGTCGAGGTGGGGCACGCGCGTCCGGATTCCCGCTACGACGACCCGGACTTCCGGATGACGTTCGCGCGGCTGGTCACGCACTACTGGCGGCACGGCGCGTGGTTCGAGGACGGCGAACTGCTGCGGGGCGCGCAGCGGCTCGCCGGAATCCCGGGGGTGCTGGTGCACGGGAGGCGGGACGTCAGCAGTCCTCCGGACATCGCCTGGCGGCTGGCGCGGGCCTGGCCGGACGCGGATCTGCGGCTCATCGACGACGCCGGGCACGGCGGTGGCGCGGTGGCGGCGGAGCTGGTCGCGGTCACCGACCGCTTCGCCGCGGGGTGA
- a CDS encoding VOC family protein, protein MGARGAGQTRPAPPGGTDLARAPEPLRESRHGDIDYLTIATPDSARAKAFYGAVGWGFAADGWQIEGVRPMAGLHGGQPHDVHLCFRVDDLDAALDRVREHGGEAGEPQDMPYGRLATCADDQGHRFYLLG, encoded by the coding sequence GTGGGCGCGAGAGGTGCTGGGCAGACTCGGCCCGCACCACCAGGCGGCACTGACCTTGCGCGAGCGCCGGAACCTCTACGGGAATCGCGGCACGGCGACATCGACTACCTCACCATCGCCACACCGGACTCGGCGCGCGCGAAGGCGTTCTACGGCGCCGTGGGCTGGGGATTCGCGGCGGACGGCTGGCAGATCGAGGGCGTGCGGCCCATGGCCGGATTGCACGGCGGGCAGCCCCACGACGTGCACTTGTGCTTCCGAGTCGACGATCTCGACGCCGCTCTCGACCGGGTGCGGGAACACGGTGGTGAGGCGGGTGAACCGCAGGACATGCCGTACGGGCGCCTCGCCACGTGCGCGGACGACCAGGGCCACCGCTTTTACTTGCTGGGGTGA
- a CDS encoding TIGR03668 family PPOX class F420-dependent oxidoreductase, which produces MRISHEQARYWFSAARVARLATADPGARPHLVPVTFAVDGDVVVTAVDHKPKSTTSLRRLRNIEQNPQVTLLADEYSEDWEQLWWARADGIAELAPAASHPESVEVLAAKYEQYRQRPPHLTLIVVRVRRWSGWSASGDHSHD; this is translated from the coding sequence ATGCGCATCAGCCATGAGCAGGCACGCTACTGGTTCAGCGCGGCGCGAGTGGCCCGGTTGGCGACGGCCGACCCGGGTGCTCGGCCGCACCTCGTGCCGGTGACGTTCGCGGTCGACGGGGACGTGGTGGTGACCGCCGTCGACCACAAGCCGAAATCGACCACGTCCTTGCGCCGGCTCCGCAACATCGAGCAGAACCCGCAGGTCACGTTGCTGGCCGACGAGTACTCCGAGGATTGGGAGCAGTTGTGGTGGGCGCGCGCGGACGGCATCGCCGAGCTCGCCCCGGCCGCGTCGCACCCGGAGTCGGTCGAGGTGCTCGCCGCCAAGTACGAGCAGTACCGGCAGCGCCCACCGCACCTGACGCTCATCGTCGTGCGGGTCCGGCGCTGGAGCGGCTGGAGCGCCAGCGGTGATCACTCTCACGATTAA
- a CDS encoding alpha/beta hydrolase — protein sequence MRAVSEPGSDIVVGPTYAEHRHWLRYQEYFPSGLSFDGDPGRGPDGEPAALTGDGLPVESWWSWRGRRVHLDRIPRPQAPAKLIALHGIGGYGRMLMPYGRLPALADLEFLAPDLPGFGLTASGLRQVTYDGWLRCVTDLVAAERRTDQRPIVLMGVGSAGRLAYDVAARAGTDGSIAGVVATGLADPRREDVRRMLATTPELGRWVGLLGLLPGSLPMPLPPAWAPVRWLVNIAAMSNHAQFAHAIWADPLGGGNWMSLGFLRSFLLSAPAAEPEDYAGPPVLLAHPAEDRWTPPRLSREFFDRLGAAGRFASLHGAGHLPTEESGLADLDRALRDYVDELGLL from the coding sequence GTGCGAGCAGTTTCCGAACCAGGATCCGACATCGTCGTCGGTCCCACCTACGCGGAGCACCGGCATTGGCTCCGCTACCAGGAGTACTTCCCGAGCGGACTCAGCTTCGACGGCGACCCGGGTCGCGGTCCGGACGGGGAGCCCGCCGCGTTGACCGGCGACGGCCTCCCGGTGGAGAGCTGGTGGTCCTGGCGCGGCAGACGGGTGCACCTGGATCGGATCCCGCGCCCGCAAGCCCCGGCGAAGCTCATCGCGCTGCACGGCATCGGCGGCTACGGCCGGATGCTGATGCCGTACGGCAGGCTGCCCGCGCTCGCCGATCTGGAGTTCCTCGCGCCCGACCTGCCCGGTTTCGGGCTCACCGCCAGCGGTCTGCGGCAGGTGACCTACGACGGCTGGCTGCGTTGTGTGACCGACCTCGTCGCGGCGGAGCGGCGAACGGATCAGCGCCCCATCGTCCTGATGGGGGTGGGGTCCGCTGGGCGGCTGGCCTACGACGTCGCCGCACGCGCAGGCACCGACGGCTCGATCGCGGGAGTGGTCGCGACCGGGCTCGCGGATCCGCGCCGGGAAGACGTGCGCCGGATGCTGGCGACCACCCCGGAGCTGGGCCGGTGGGTCGGGCTGCTCGGGCTGCTGCCGGGCTCGTTGCCGATGCCGCTGCCACCGGCGTGGGCGCCGGTTCGGTGGTTGGTGAACATCGCCGCGATGTCGAACCACGCCCAGTTCGCGCACGCGATCTGGGCGGACCCGCTGGGCGGCGGGAATTGGATGTCTCTGGGATTCCTGCGCAGTTTCCTGCTCTCCGCCCCGGCGGCGGAACCGGAGGACTACGCGGGGCCACCGGTGCTGCTGGCCCACCCGGCGGAAGATCGCTGGACGCCGCCGCGGTTGTCCCGCGAGTTCTTCGACCGGCTCGGCGCGGCCGGTCGGTTCGCCTCGTTGCACGGGGCCGGACACCTGCCGACGGAGGAGTCGGGGCTGGCCGATCTGGATCGTGCCTTGCGTGATTACGTAGACGAACTAGGTTTGCTGTGA
- a CDS encoding putative bifunctional diguanylate cyclase/phosphodiesterase → MIESHHTLDPEATLDTPRPPVRAEVDPARRRVFTAFSLGTLLVGLLVSGLTSSWLDFRYDASLLYIGPLLAIGFLVAEQLTIDVDVKRVGWTISFTEIPLILGLLTAPFEVVLAANLLAGLGAQVGRRAATHVVYNAGVMCLEIAVPFAVATAVQRALPELAPEWFGPVLGTLTSPLISCAFALAALHVLGGAMRVSAAGRLSVRTLAVGLLNTSVGLIGYEVAKSTRWGWLLVALVAVAVVGLYRAYSGLLREQRDLEALSDVSLSVARSGQAAVRNPSEPEENTTSVSEWEPVAERIREQLNATRVVLRLRLDPRGEVSTLVAGEPLPEAARIAGPHALRDDPLLQLPGSHVRSFRTLEAPDEVRRALRMRGAYESLVVPLRGASQLLGAVEAHDRVSRWRGFGRADVRLLHTLASHLATAMDNRRLLARLRHDAYHDLLTGLLNRAGFREMAAEELRAGRTAVVLRVDLDLLTTVSEALGYTWGDRIVVAAGQRMLGELGPEVPLARLEANSFAVLLSDHTEEQAHAVGERLCEVIGESYPLDRLVVEAGGVAGYSSSAPSDAENENDIDTLLQHADVAVRAARNAKDVVRGYAPAMGQVFLRRFQLVTQFRQALDTGQVEVHYQPKVALPGRQVVGAEALVRWWHPEYGRLDPDEFVPVVEATGLVDALTSFVMERALIKVREWMDRDLRMSVAVNLSVRNLNDESFPDRVSEALLRHDVPPELLTFELTESSVMEEPERSMPVLRRLHALGVVLAVDDFGTGYSSLAYLRTLPVDEVKIDKSFVLGMGTDLSDMAVVRTIVELGHSLDLVVVAEGVEDDAARDQLVGMRCDIAQGYLISRPLPEDRFEAWLQARTVKARGPKSETVLTLVH, encoded by the coding sequence ATGATCGAGAGTCACCACACCCTCGATCCGGAGGCGACGCTGGACACCCCGCGTCCGCCGGTGCGGGCCGAGGTGGATCCGGCGCGCAGGCGGGTGTTCACCGCTTTCTCCCTCGGCACCTTGCTGGTGGGGCTGCTGGTCTCCGGCCTGACCTCGTCCTGGCTGGACTTCCGCTACGACGCGAGCCTGCTCTACATCGGCCCGCTGCTGGCCATCGGTTTCCTCGTCGCCGAGCAGCTCACCATCGACGTCGACGTGAAGCGCGTCGGCTGGACCATCTCGTTCACCGAGATCCCGCTGATCCTGGGACTGCTCACCGCGCCGTTCGAAGTGGTGCTCGCGGCGAACCTGCTGGCCGGGCTCGGCGCCCAGGTCGGCCGCCGCGCCGCGACCCACGTCGTCTACAACGCGGGCGTGATGTGCCTGGAGATCGCGGTCCCGTTCGCGGTCGCCACCGCGGTGCAGCGGGCACTGCCGGAACTGGCCCCCGAGTGGTTCGGGCCGGTACTGGGCACCCTCACCTCCCCTCTGATCAGCTGCGCCTTCGCGCTGGCCGCGCTGCACGTGCTCGGCGGCGCGATGCGGGTCAGCGCCGCCGGACGCCTGTCGGTGCGCACACTGGCGGTGGGCCTGCTCAACACCTCCGTCGGGCTGATCGGCTACGAGGTCGCCAAGAGCACCCGCTGGGGCTGGCTGCTGGTGGCCCTGGTCGCCGTCGCCGTCGTCGGCCTCTACCGCGCCTATTCCGGACTGCTGCGGGAACAGCGCGACCTGGAAGCGCTCAGCGACGTGAGCCTCAGCGTCGCCCGGTCCGGCCAGGCCGCCGTGCGCAACCCCTCCGAACCGGAGGAGAACACCACCTCCGTCAGCGAGTGGGAACCCGTCGCCGAACGCATCCGCGAACAGCTCAACGCCACCCGCGTCGTGCTGCGGCTGCGCCTCGACCCGCGCGGCGAGGTGAGCACGCTCGTCGCGGGCGAACCGCTCCCGGAGGCCGCCCGGATCGCCGGGCCGCACGCCCTGCGCGACGACCCGCTGCTGCAACTGCCCGGCAGCCACGTCCGCTCCTTCCGCACCCTCGAAGCGCCCGACGAGGTGCGCCGCGCGCTGCGGATGCGCGGCGCCTACGAGTCGCTGGTGGTGCCGCTGCGCGGAGCGAGCCAGCTGCTCGGCGCCGTCGAAGCGCACGACCGGGTCAGCCGCTGGCGCGGTTTCGGCCGCGCCGACGTGCGGTTGCTGCACACCCTCGCCAGCCACCTCGCGACCGCGATGGACAACCGGCGGCTGCTGGCGCGGTTGCGCCACGACGCCTACCACGACCTGCTCACCGGCCTGCTCAACCGCGCGGGCTTCCGCGAGATGGCCGCGGAGGAACTGCGCGCCGGGCGGACCGCCGTGGTGCTGCGGGTGGACCTGGACCTGCTCACCACGGTCAGCGAGGCGCTCGGTTACACCTGGGGCGACCGCATCGTGGTGGCCGCCGGGCAGCGCATGCTCGGCGAGCTCGGCCCCGAGGTGCCGCTGGCACGGCTGGAGGCCAACTCGTTCGCGGTGCTGCTCAGCGATCACACCGAGGAGCAGGCGCACGCGGTCGGCGAGCGGCTCTGCGAAGTGATCGGCGAGTCCTATCCGCTGGACCGGCTGGTCGTGGAGGCCGGCGGCGTCGCGGGCTACTCCTCGTCGGCGCCGAGCGACGCGGAGAACGAGAACGACATCGACACGCTGCTGCAGCACGCCGACGTGGCGGTGCGCGCCGCGCGCAACGCGAAGGACGTGGTGCGCGGCTACGCCCCGGCGATGGGCCAGGTGTTCCTGCGGCGCTTCCAGCTGGTCACCCAGTTCCGCCAGGCGCTGGACACCGGTCAGGTCGAGGTGCACTACCAGCCGAAGGTCGCGCTGCCGGGCAGGCAGGTCGTCGGCGCGGAGGCGCTGGTGCGCTGGTGGCACCCGGAGTACGGGCGCCTGGACCCGGACGAGTTCGTCCCGGTCGTGGAGGCCACCGGCCTGGTCGACGCGCTCACGTCCTTCGTGATGGAACGCGCGCTGATCAAGGTGCGGGAGTGGATGGACCGGGACCTGCGGATGTCGGTCGCGGTGAACCTCTCGGTGCGCAACCTCAACGACGAGTCCTTCCCGGACCGGGTGTCGGAGGCGCTGCTGCGCCACGACGTCCCGCCGGAGCTGCTGACCTTCGAACTCACCGAGTCCTCGGTGATGGAGGAGCCGGAGCGGTCCATGCCGGTGCTGCGGCGGCTGCACGCGCTGGGCGTGGTGCTGGCCGTGGACGACTTCGGCACCGGCTACTCCTCGCTGGCGTACCTGCGGACGCTGCCGGTGGACGAGGTGAAGATCGACAAGAGTTTCGTGCTCGGCATGGGCACCGACCTCAGCGACATGGCCGTGGTGCGCACCATCGTGGAGCTCGGGCATTCGCTGGACCTGGTCGTGGTCGCCGAGGGCGTCGAGGACGACGCGGCCCGGGACCAGCTCGTCGGAATGCGGTGCGACATCGCGCAGGGCTACCTGATCTCCCGGCCGCTGCCGGAGGACCGCTTCGAGGCGTGGCTGCAGGCCCGGACCGTGAAGGCCCGCGGCCCCAAGTCCGAGACGGTGCTCACACTCGTGCACTGA
- the rpmG gene encoding 50S ribosomal protein L33 → MAATDVRPKITLACEECKNRNYITNKNRRNDPDRLAMKKFCPNCGTHRTHKETR, encoded by the coding sequence GTGGCAGCCACCGACGTTCGCCCCAAGATCACCTTGGCCTGCGAAGAGTGCAAGAACCGCAACTACATCACCAACAAGAACCGGCGCAACGACCCGGACCGCTTGGCGATGAAGAAGTTCTGCCCCAACTGCGGTACGCACCGCACCCACAAGGAGACCCGCTGA
- a CDS encoding FAS1-like dehydratase domain-containing protein: protein MPLDQSFIGREYPPTEPYEVGREKIREFADAIKDDSPVHRDAGAAEAAGHPDVIAPPTFAVILSMRAHDAVVSDAALGLDYSKVVHGNQRFTHHRPIRAGDVLRTVVVVDDIKARAGNDFLTVRAEITTVGGEPVCTAISTLVARGTAEQGEQV from the coding sequence GTGCCGCTAGACCAGTCATTCATCGGGCGTGAATACCCGCCCACGGAGCCCTACGAGGTCGGCCGCGAGAAGATCCGCGAATTCGCCGACGCGATCAAGGACGACTCCCCGGTGCACCGGGACGCCGGTGCCGCCGAGGCCGCCGGACATCCGGACGTGATCGCCCCGCCGACGTTCGCCGTGATCCTCTCGATGCGCGCGCACGACGCCGTGGTGTCCGACGCGGCGCTCGGCCTCGACTACAGCAAGGTCGTGCACGGCAACCAGCGCTTCACCCACCACCGCCCGATCCGGGCCGGGGACGTGCTGCGCACCGTGGTGGTCGTGGACGACATCAAGGCCCGCGCGGGCAACGACTTCCTCACGGTGCGGGCCGAGATCACCACCGTCGGCGGAGAGCCGGTGTGCACCGCGATCTCGACGCTGGTGGCGCGCGGCACGGCAGAGCAGGGGGAGCAGGTATGA
- a CDS encoding MaoC family dehydratase, producing MTVRLSDVAKGDELPALNVPVTREDLVRYAGASGDFNRIHWNERFATEVGLPDVIAHGMFTMALAGRLVSEWTGDPGAIVDYGVRFTRPVVVPDDGVGALLELTGKVAAVNEDGTVKVAITARSAEQGVLGGASALVRLPE from the coding sequence ATGACGGTGCGGTTGTCCGACGTGGCGAAGGGCGACGAGCTCCCCGCGCTGAACGTCCCGGTGACCCGCGAGGACCTGGTGCGCTACGCGGGAGCATCCGGGGACTTCAACCGGATCCACTGGAACGAGCGGTTCGCCACCGAGGTGGGCTTGCCGGACGTGATCGCGCACGGGATGTTCACGATGGCGCTGGCCGGGCGGCTGGTGTCGGAGTGGACGGGAGATCCGGGGGCGATCGTGGACTACGGCGTGCGGTTCACCCGCCCTGTAGTCGTCCCGGACGACGGCGTCGGCGCGCTGCTCGAACTGACGGGGAAGGTCGCCGCGGTCAACGAGGACGGCACCGTCAAGGTCGCCATCACGGCCCGCAGCGCCGAACAGGGCGTCCTGGGCGGCGCCAGCGCCCTCGTGCGCCTCCCGGAGTGA
- a CDS encoding pyridoxal phosphate-dependent aminotransferase — translation MAAPQDQSEHTSKPRVSARVGGISESATLAVDSKAKALKAAGRPVIGFGAGEPDFPTPQPIVDAAIAACSDPRNHRYSPAAGLPELREAIAAKTLRDSGVQVDPSRVLVTNGGKQAVYQAFAALLDPGDEVLLPAPYWTTYPEAITLADGVPVIVPTDDESGFLATVDQLEAARTPRTKVLLFNSPSNPTGAVYPPDQVKAIGEWALRHGIWVITDEIYEHLVYGAAEHVSITAAVPELADTCVVLNGVAKTYAMTGWRVGWMIAPSDVIKAATNLQSHLSSNVANVSQRAALEAVSGSLDAVAEMRTAFDRRRRTIVGLLSAIPGVTCPEPEGAFYAYPSVKGLLGKEIRGVRPSTSVELAELVLEQAEVAVVPGEAFGTPGYFRLSYALGDDDLVEGVRRVADLLGEAR, via the coding sequence ATGGCCGCACCACAAGATCAGTCCGAGCACACGTCGAAGCCGCGGGTCTCCGCCCGCGTCGGAGGGATCAGCGAGTCCGCGACGCTCGCGGTCGACTCGAAGGCGAAGGCGCTCAAAGCCGCCGGGCGGCCGGTCATCGGCTTCGGCGCCGGCGAACCCGACTTCCCCACGCCGCAGCCGATCGTCGACGCCGCCATCGCCGCGTGCTCCGACCCCCGCAACCACCGCTACAGCCCCGCCGCGGGTCTGCCGGAACTGCGGGAGGCGATCGCGGCGAAGACCCTGCGCGACTCCGGCGTGCAGGTCGACCCGAGCCGGGTGCTGGTCACCAACGGCGGCAAGCAGGCCGTCTACCAGGCGTTCGCCGCGCTGCTCGACCCCGGCGACGAGGTCCTGCTGCCCGCGCCGTACTGGACGACCTACCCGGAGGCGATCACGCTCGCCGATGGCGTTCCGGTGATCGTCCCCACCGACGACGAGTCCGGGTTCCTGGCGACCGTCGACCAGCTCGAAGCCGCGCGCACCCCGCGCACGAAGGTGCTGCTGTTCAACTCCCCGTCCAACCCGACCGGCGCGGTGTACCCGCCGGACCAGGTCAAGGCGATCGGCGAGTGGGCGCTGCGCCACGGCATCTGGGTCATCACCGACGAGATCTACGAGCACCTCGTCTACGGCGCCGCCGAGCACGTCTCGATCACCGCGGCGGTGCCGGAGCTCGCCGACACGTGCGTGGTGCTCAACGGCGTCGCCAAGACCTACGCGATGACGGGCTGGCGCGTCGGCTGGATGATCGCGCCCAGCGATGTGATCAAGGCCGCCACGAACCTGCAGTCGCACCTGTCGTCGAACGTGGCGAACGTGTCGCAGCGCGCCGCGCTGGAAGCCGTGAGCGGGTCGCTGGACGCGGTCGCCGAGATGCGTACCGCGTTCGACCGGCGCCGCCGCACCATCGTCGGGCTGCTCTCCGCGATCCCCGGCGTGACCTGCCCGGAGCCGGAGGGCGCGTTCTACGCGTACCCCTCGGTCAAGGGCCTGCTCGGCAAGGAGATCCGCGGGGTCCGGCCGAGCACCAGCGTGGAGCTCGCCGAGCTGGTGCTGGAGCAGGCCGAGGTCGCCGTGGTGCCGGGTGAGGCGTTCGGCACCCCCGGGTACTTCCGGCTCTCCTACGCGCTCGGCGACGACGACCTCGTCGAAGGCGTCCGCCGCGTCGCCGACCTCCTCGGCGAAGCGCGCTGA